The DNA sequence AAATTCATGTGCTTGTCCTACACCGGTCAACACCGCTACAGAAAGGCCTAGATGGGCATTAACAGCCGTTTGGATATCATTAGGGTTATCGCCCACAATTGCGATTTCTTCTGCTTTAAGCCCCTTCTCTTGGTCAAAGAGCGGGTTTAATACAGCAGGGTCAGGTTTCTCAGCCGCATTGGCTTCTGTAGATATGACTAAATCAAAGAAAGCTTCTGTATCGGTCGCCTCTATAAATTGATCTGTTCCTTTTTTAGTGTCGCTGGTAATAATACCGATGCGATAGCCTTGTGCTTTTAAAGTTTCTAATGCTTCTACCATACCCTCAATCCATTTGATTTCAGGTTCTCTGTGATCAATCAAATATTGACTGGTTTG is a window from the Staphylococcus sp. IVB6181 genome containing:
- a CDS encoding HAD family hydrolase translates to MKWILFDKDGTLIDFDMSWMKIGIQMVDQFVERFISDEDQAHAYQTLGVNKETNQIEPGTPMACGSLDEIIQNFNALAGEDVGEWTRQTSQYLIDHREPEIKWIEGMVEALETLKAQGYRIGIITSDTKKGTDQFIEATDTEAFFDLVISTEANAAEKPDPAVLNPLFDQEKGLKAEEIAIVGDNPNDIQTAVNAHLGLSVAVLTGVGQAHEFKQADYVVETAPEVVNILKGQSSDKE